The proteins below are encoded in one region of Sagittula sp. P11:
- a CDS encoding sugar phosphate isomerase/epimerase → MRDFSRDTSALALNTATLGHILDGHGAGWSPEQVTDACAERGFGGIVFWRREISGDAVRIGERVRAAGMQVAGLCRTPYLTGRDAGSDDEVTASIDMAAGLGAPVLTIVTGGTEPGTKGLEDSRRRLAERIARHADHAAACNVRLALEPLNPMFGGNRTCVFTVRDALEVCRALDLPHVGIAVDVYHVWWDRTLPEVLPGAAGKIFGYHLCDWLEDTRHMLLDRGMMGDGVADLKPLRRMVEAAGYDGFCEVEVFSVDNWWKRPPAEVLDVIVDRFRTVC, encoded by the coding sequence ATGCGGGATTTCTCGCGCGACACCTCGGCGCTGGCGCTGAACACGGCGACGCTGGGCCACATCCTCGACGGCCATGGCGCGGGCTGGTCGCCCGAGCAGGTGACCGACGCCTGCGCCGAACGCGGTTTTGGCGGCATCGTCTTCTGGCGGCGCGAGATCAGTGGCGATGCAGTGCGGATCGGGGAACGGGTCCGCGCCGCCGGGATGCAGGTGGCGGGGCTGTGCCGCACGCCGTACCTGACCGGGCGGGACGCGGGCAGCGACGACGAGGTGACGGCCTCCATCGACATGGCGGCGGGGCTGGGCGCCCCGGTGCTGACCATCGTGACCGGCGGAACGGAGCCGGGGACAAAGGGGCTGGAGGACAGCCGCAGGCGGTTGGCCGAACGCATCGCCCGCCATGCCGACCATGCCGCCGCCTGCAATGTGCGGCTTGCGCTGGAACCGCTGAACCCGATGTTCGGTGGCAACCGCACCTGCGTGTTCACGGTCAGGGATGCGCTGGAGGTCTGTCGGGCGCTCGACCTGCCGCATGTCGGCATCGCCGTCGATGTCTACCACGTCTGGTGGGACCGGACGCTGCCGGAGGTCCTGCCCGGGGCGGCGGGGAAGATCTTCGGCTACCACCTTTGCGACTGGCTGGAGGACACCCGCCACATGCTGCTGGATCGCGGGATGATGGGGGACGGGGTCGCCGATCTGAAGCCGCTGCGGCGGATGGTCGAGGCGGCGGGCTATGACGGGTTCTGCGAGGTCGAGGTGTTCTCGGTCGACAACTGGTGGAAGCGCCCGCCCGCTGAGGTTCTGGACGTTATCGTCGACCGTTTCCGGACCGTCTGCTGA
- a CDS encoding dihydrodipicolinate synthase family protein, with the protein MKIALPDETGALEDYRLTGTPMPETPLPANPARVVYSAAHVVADPFTASDPSGLAAVDWAATMRFRHHLHGLGLGIAEAMDTAQRGMGLDWPGALELIRRTRAELPEALVANGCGTDHLDPSGARGLDDVKRAYMEQLGAIQALDARVILMASRAMARVARGPDDYIRLYTELLSACDHPAILHWLGDMFDPQLAGYWGSDRFEDALETVVAIIEANAAKVDGIKISLLDKEKEVVLRRRLPSGVRMYTGDDFNYPELIEGDGQGFSHALLGIFDPLAPAAAHAINLLGQGDAAGFRATLDPTVPLARLIFRAPTRYYKTGVVFLGWLNGFQDHFVMLNGAQAMRPLPYFTEVFRQADRCGLLRDPDMAVTRMKRLLAVYGVA; encoded by the coding sequence ATGAAGATCGCCTTGCCCGACGAGACCGGCGCGCTTGAGGACTACCGCCTGACCGGCACGCCGATGCCCGAGACCCCGCTGCCCGCCAACCCGGCGCGCGTGGTCTATTCCGCCGCCCACGTGGTGGCCGATCCGTTCACCGCCAGCGACCCCTCCGGTCTGGCGGCGGTGGACTGGGCGGCAACGATGCGCTTTCGCCACCACCTGCACGGGCTGGGCTTGGGCATTGCCGAGGCGATGGACACCGCGCAGCGGGGCATGGGCCTCGACTGGCCCGGCGCGCTGGAGCTGATCCGCCGCACGCGGGCCGAGCTGCCCGAGGCGCTGGTCGCCAACGGCTGCGGGACCGATCACCTCGACCCGTCCGGGGCGCGGGGCCTCGACGACGTGAAGCGCGCCTACATGGAGCAGCTCGGTGCGATCCAGGCGCTGGACGCCCGCGTGATCCTGATGGCGAGCCGCGCCATGGCGCGTGTCGCCCGCGGCCCCGACGATTACATCCGGCTTTATACGGAGCTTCTGTCGGCCTGCGATCACCCGGCTATCCTGCACTGGCTGGGCGACATGTTCGATCCGCAGCTTGCCGGTTACTGGGGCAGTGACCGGTTCGAGGACGCGCTGGAGACGGTCGTCGCGATCATCGAGGCGAACGCCGCCAAGGTCGACGGGATCAAGATCTCGCTTCTGGACAAGGAGAAGGAGGTCGTCCTGCGCCGCCGCCTGCCATCGGGCGTGCGGATGTATACCGGCGACGACTTCAACTATCCCGAACTGATCGAAGGCGACGGGCAGGGGTTCTCGCACGCGCTGCTCGGGATCTTCGACCCGCTGGCCCCCGCGGCGGCGCATGCGATAAACCTTCTGGGGCAGGGGGACGCGGCGGGCTTCCGGGCCACGCTGGACCCGACCGTGCCGCTGGCGCGGCTGATCTTCCGCGCGCCGACGCGGTACTACAAGACCGGCGTGGTCTTCCTTGGGTGGCTGAACGGCTTCCAGGATCACTTCGTCATGCTGAACGGCGCGCAGGCGATGCGCCCCCTGCCGTATTTCACCGAAGTCTTCCGGCAGGCCGACCGCTGCGGGCTGCTGCGCGACCCGGACATGGCGGTGACCCGCATGAAGCGCCTGCTGGCGGTCTACGGCGTGGCGTGA
- a CDS encoding 3-ketoacyl-ACP reductase yields the protein MSGQVALITGSSRGIGLAAAVALAREGFAIALNGPFDDDELQTAVRTVQAEGIPIVAAPFDVADLDAHGAALDRVEAALGPLTTLVNNAGVGVMQRGDPLDVTEDSYDRCLAINAKAPFFLTAAFARRLLARDRDPALFHAVVNVTSSNAVAVAEPRAEYCVSKAAAAMSSKVWAVRLGRENIAVYDVQPGLIATEMTAPVIAQYEARAQAGLTLFPRVGQPGDMGGIIAALASGKLPYTTGQAISADAGMLVPRF from the coding sequence ATGAGCGGACAGGTCGCGCTGATCACCGGGTCGAGCCGGGGCATCGGGCTGGCCGCCGCGGTGGCGCTGGCGCGCGAGGGGTTTGCCATCGCGCTCAACGGCCCTTTCGACGACGACGAGTTGCAGACCGCCGTCAGGACGGTGCAGGCGGAGGGCATACCAATCGTGGCCGCGCCCTTCGACGTCGCCGACCTCGACGCGCATGGTGCGGCGCTGGACCGGGTGGAGGCGGCGCTCGGCCCGCTGACGACGCTGGTCAACAACGCCGGGGTGGGCGTGATGCAGCGGGGCGATCCGCTGGACGTCACCGAGGACAGCTACGACCGCTGCCTTGCGATCAACGCCAAGGCGCCGTTCTTCCTGACCGCGGCCTTTGCCCGGCGTCTTCTGGCGCGCGACCGCGATCCGGCGCTGTTTCACGCGGTGGTCAACGTCACCTCGTCCAACGCCGTCGCGGTGGCGGAGCCGCGGGCGGAATACTGCGTCTCGAAAGCCGCCGCCGCCATGTCGTCGAAGGTCTGGGCGGTGCGGCTGGGGCGCGAGAACATCGCGGTCTACGACGTGCAGCCCGGCCTCATCGCCACGGAAATGACTGCCCCCGTGATCGCGCAGTACGAAGCGCGCGCGCAGGCGGGCCTGACCCTCTTTCCGCGCGTCGGCCAGCCCGGGGACATGGGCGGGATCATCGCCGCGCTCGCCAGCGGCAAGCTGCCGTACACCACCGGACAGGCGATCTCGGCCGATGCCGGGATGCTGGTGCCGCGCTTCTGA
- a CDS encoding acyl-CoA dehydrogenase family protein: protein MFLTEMHVQVRDMTRQFAQDVIRPAAEALDDEERFPGEIYDQMAELGLFGISVPEEMGGPGFDTVTYALVMEELSRGYASVADQCGLVELLSTLLVQHGTDAQRARWLAPLLTAQKRGAYCITEAEAGTDVSGIRSTAVKDGDGWVLNGGKIWIHNAPVADVGFVLARTDPEAGHRGMSIFIVDLHAEGVSRGPKEHKMGQRASQVGALNFDNVRLPAEALLGVEGRGFHMMMSVLDKGRVGIAALAVGIGQAGLEAAVDYAAQRKQFKKAIAEFQGVQWLLADIAKDVEAARLLVLNAAYKIDTGADATRYCSMAKCFAGDMAVARTADAVQVFGGSGYIRGFEVERLYRDAKITQIYEGTNQIQRMIIARELLAKGAAA from the coding sequence ATGTTTCTGACAGAGATGCACGTTCAGGTGCGCGACATGACCCGGCAATTTGCGCAGGACGTCATTCGCCCCGCGGCGGAGGCGCTGGACGACGAGGAACGCTTTCCCGGCGAGATCTACGACCAGATGGCGGAGCTCGGCCTGTTCGGCATCAGCGTGCCGGAAGAGATGGGCGGACCGGGATTCGACACGGTGACCTATGCGCTGGTGATGGAGGAGTTGTCGCGCGGCTATGCCAGCGTCGCCGATCAATGCGGGCTGGTGGAGCTGCTTTCTACGCTGCTGGTACAGCACGGCACCGATGCGCAGCGCGCCCGGTGGCTGGCGCCGCTTCTGACGGCGCAGAAGCGGGGCGCCTACTGCATCACCGAAGCCGAGGCGGGGACCGACGTGTCCGGCATCCGATCGACCGCCGTGAAGGACGGCGACGGCTGGGTGCTGAACGGCGGCAAGATCTGGATCCACAACGCGCCGGTGGCGGACGTGGGCTTTGTCCTCGCGCGGACCGATCCGGAGGCCGGGCACCGCGGCATGTCGATCTTCATCGTCGACCTGCATGCCGAGGGCGTGTCGCGCGGGCCGAAGGAACACAAGATGGGCCAGCGCGCCAGCCAGGTGGGCGCGCTGAACTTCGACAACGTCCGGCTGCCGGCAGAGGCCCTGCTGGGCGTCGAGGGACGCGGGTTTCACATGATGATGAGCGTGCTCGACAAGGGCCGCGTGGGGATTGCCGCGCTGGCCGTGGGGATCGGTCAGGCGGGGCTCGAGGCGGCGGTGGACTACGCCGCGCAGCGCAAGCAGTTCAAGAAGGCCATCGCGGAGTTCCAGGGGGTCCAGTGGCTTCTGGCGGACATCGCAAAGGACGTGGAGGCGGCGCGCCTTCTCGTGCTGAACGCCGCCTACAAGATCGACACAGGTGCGGATGCCACGCGCTATTGTTCGATGGCGAAGTGCTTTGCCGGGGACATGGCCGTGGCGCGCACGGCGGATGCGGTGCAGGTCTTCGGCGGCTCGGGCTACATCCGCGGGTTCGAGGTGGAGCGGCTGTATCGCGACGCCAAGATCACGCAGATCTACGAGGGCACGAACCAGATCCAGCGGATGATCATCGCCCGCGAACTGCTGGCGAAGGGGGCCGCGGCATGA
- a CDS encoding aldo/keto reductase — translation MKPDEKVKFGRVDLEVTPFGFGTAPIGNIFREIDEDTSDAMIREAWDQGVRYFDTAPMYGHGLAELRTGHGLRWKDRDDFVLSSKVGRILKPARKADIDYAPWTNAGRFTMHFDYSYDGTMRSFEDSLQRLNLERMDICFIHDIDVFTRGTEQPEVFRQAMDGAWKALSELRDQGVVKAIGVGVNEWEVCHAALQQRDFDCFLLAGRYTLLEQESLNEFLPLCEERGAAVVVGGGFNSGILATGAKEGAKYNYAPAPAEIMDRVRRIEAVCADYDVPLPAAALQFVVAHPAVPTFMAGTRTVEQLQQNLAWFSHPIPDAFWADLKAKGLLREDAPTP, via the coding sequence ATGAAACCCGATGAGAAGGTGAAATTCGGACGCGTCGATCTGGAGGTGACCCCCTTCGGATTCGGCACTGCCCCGATCGGCAACATCTTTCGCGAGATCGACGAGGACACCTCGGACGCGATGATCCGGGAGGCGTGGGATCAGGGCGTGCGCTACTTCGACACCGCGCCGATGTACGGCCACGGGCTGGCCGAACTGCGCACCGGCCACGGGCTGCGCTGGAAGGACCGCGACGATTTCGTGCTGTCCTCGAAGGTCGGGCGCATCCTGAAACCGGCGCGGAAGGCCGACATCGACTACGCGCCATGGACCAACGCCGGGCGCTTCACGATGCACTTCGACTACAGCTACGACGGCACCATGCGCAGCTTCGAGGACAGCCTGCAGCGGCTGAACCTCGAACGGATGGACATCTGCTTCATCCACGACATCGACGTCTTCACCCGCGGGACCGAGCAGCCGGAAGTGTTCCGGCAGGCGATGGATGGCGCGTGGAAGGCTCTGTCGGAGCTGCGCGACCAGGGTGTGGTCAAGGCAATCGGTGTCGGCGTCAACGAGTGGGAAGTCTGCCACGCCGCCCTGCAACAGCGCGACTTCGACTGCTTCCTGCTGGCCGGGCGCTACACCCTGCTGGAACAGGAATCGCTCAACGAATTCCTGCCGCTCTGCGAGGAACGCGGTGCGGCAGTCGTGGTCGGCGGCGGCTTCAACTCCGGCATCCTCGCCACCGGGGCGAAGGAGGGCGCAAAGTACAACTACGCCCCCGCCCCGGCAGAGATCATGGATCGCGTCCGCCGGATCGAGGCGGTCTGCGCAGACTACGACGTGCCCCTGCCCGCCGCCGCGCTGCAGTTCGTCGTGGCGCACCCCGCGGTGCCGACCTTCATGGCGGGCACGCGGACGGTGGAGCAGTTGCAGCAGAACCTCGCGTGGTTCAGCCACCCGATCCCCGATGCGTTCTGGGCGGACCTGAAAGCCAAGGGACTGCTGCGAGAAGACGCCCCCACACCATGA
- a CDS encoding MaoC family dehydratase, whose amino-acid sequence MSGRTLGPGQYGLADLRTGDVIETGQCTVTPALIDAFAAMTGDRFKIHMDRDAALRHGFRDRVAHGLLVLSLVDGLKNQAPAQFAALASLGWDWSFSAPVLAGDSIAATITVTGLRATSDGKRAVATLDFDVTNQRGETVQRGVNRLMIYA is encoded by the coding sequence ATGAGCGGCAGGACACTCGGGCCGGGCCAGTATGGCCTGGCCGACCTCCGGACCGGCGACGTGATCGAAACCGGGCAATGCACGGTGACACCTGCGCTGATCGACGCCTTCGCCGCCATGACCGGCGACCGGTTCAAGATCCACATGGACCGCGACGCCGCCCTGCGCCACGGGTTCCGCGACCGGGTGGCACACGGGCTGTTGGTACTGTCTCTGGTCGATGGGCTGAAAAACCAGGCTCCGGCGCAGTTCGCGGCGCTGGCCTCGCTCGGCTGGGACTGGAGCTTTTCCGCCCCGGTCCTCGCCGGGGACAGCATCGCCGCGACGATCACCGTCACCGGCCTGCGCGCCACCTCTGACGGAAAGCGCGCGGTCGCCACTCTGGACTTCGACGTGACGAACCAGCGCGGCGAAACCGTGCAGCGCGGGGTGAACCGGCTGATGATCTACGCCTGA
- a CDS encoding Dabb family protein encodes MIRHLVHLRFRGDVDAATKQALYDRLAGLADRIDGIEDFQHRQNVSVETPLVRGFLDMFWFDFRDAEVRDAYLVDEVHQAIGADIVACVEGGAEGVFVCDIEL; translated from the coding sequence ATGATCCGACATCTTGTGCACCTGCGGTTCCGCGGGGACGTGGACGCGGCGACGAAACAGGCGCTGTACGACCGGCTGGCCGGGCTGGCCGACCGGATCGACGGCATCGAGGATTTCCAACACCGGCAGAACGTCTCGGTCGAGACGCCGCTGGTGCGCGGTTTCCTCGACATGTTCTGGTTCGATTTCCGCGACGCGGAGGTGCGTGACGCCTACCTTGTCGACGAGGTGCATCAGGCCATCGGCGCCGATATCGTTGCCTGCGTCGAGGGTGGCGCGGAGGGTGTCTTCGTTTGCGATATCGAGCTCTGA
- a CDS encoding enoyl-CoA hydratase/isomerase family protein, with amino-acid sequence MTGWPHLSLEAGGGIGVLRLTREDKRNALDAAMMEALADLCRQVERREDIGVLILTGSGRSFCAGGDIAAWSAEGPAAFGRHWVRDGHAVLDRLARLRQPVIAALNGPVLGGGLELAACADYRIAEDHVRFGQPETGLGIIAGWSGTQRAVRRFGAQVVRRMALFGEVLSAEEALRAGLADRVVPQGESLGAARDLAQALLKRGPLATELTKMLVNAAEGEERERVLDALAGRIAAASDELQEGVAAFREKRPPDFGGRGE; translated from the coding sequence ATGACCGGCTGGCCCCATCTTTCGCTGGAAGCCGGGGGCGGAATCGGCGTGCTGCGCCTGACGCGCGAGGACAAGCGCAATGCGCTGGACGCGGCGATGATGGAGGCGCTTGCCGATCTCTGCCGGCAGGTCGAGCGGCGCGAGGACATTGGCGTCCTGATCCTGACGGGCAGCGGGCGCAGTTTCTGTGCCGGGGGCGACATTGCCGCGTGGAGCGCGGAAGGCCCCGCCGCGTTCGGGCGCCACTGGGTGCGCGACGGCCACGCGGTCCTCGACCGTCTGGCCCGGCTGCGGCAGCCGGTGATCGCCGCGCTGAACGGCCCGGTGCTGGGCGGCGGGCTGGAGCTGGCCGCCTGCGCCGACTACCGAATCGCCGAGGACCATGTGCGCTTCGGCCAGCCGGAAACCGGGCTGGGGATCATCGCGGGGTGGTCGGGGACGCAGCGGGCCGTGCGCCGCTTTGGCGCGCAGGTGGTCCGCCGCATGGCACTGTTCGGAGAGGTGTTGTCGGCGGAGGAGGCCTTGCGCGCGGGTCTGGCCGACCGGGTGGTGCCGCAGGGCGAGAGCCTTGGGGCGGCCCGCGATCTGGCGCAGGCGCTGTTGAAACGCGGGCCGCTGGCGACCGAGCTGACCAAGATGCTGGTCAATGCCGCCGAGGGCGAGGAGCGGGAGCGTGTTCTCGACGCCCTCGCCGGGCGGATTGCGGCGGCCAGCGACGAGTTGCAGGAGGGCGTCGCGGCCTTCAGGGAGAAACGACCGCCGGATTTCGGCGGCAGGGGAGAGTAA
- a CDS encoding acyl CoA:acetate/3-ketoacid CoA transferase — protein MSKTATAEEAVRRIGDGAIVAVNASSGLCCPDAVLAALGARFDATGSPRNLTSVHPIAAGDMFGTPGVDHIAKPGMLTKIIGGSYPSGPTKAEPPKIWQMITAGQVKAYNVPSGIVFDMLREGAAKRPGVLTKVGLQTFVDPDLEGCAMNDAARAEPLVFHREFEGEDWLYFPAIRPDVAIIRATTADERGNLSFEQEGAYLGAMELALAARNSGGLVIAQVKRVAQNGSIRPHDVRVPGILVDVVVEAPGQLQTTATDYDPAISGELIRPLHTFRPADFNVGKVIARRVAQELREGWAVNIGFGISANVPRILVEEGLHGAVTWMIEQGAVGGVPLLDFKFGCAANAEAFVASPHQFTYFQAGGFDASLLSFLEVGRDGSVNVSRLRGVPHRTAGAGGFVDITARARKIVFSGNFNAGAKMRVEDGQLVIDSEGKVAKFVDAVDQVSFSGARARELGQDVTYVTERCVIRLVEGALVVTEVAPGLDVQQDILDQAATELRVANDLKTMDACLFQPGTMALELARA, from the coding sequence ATGTCCAAGACCGCGACCGCAGAGGAGGCCGTCCGCCGGATCGGGGATGGTGCGATCGTCGCCGTGAACGCGTCGAGCGGGCTGTGCTGTCCCGACGCCGTGCTGGCCGCGCTTGGCGCGCGGTTCGACGCGACGGGATCGCCGCGCAACCTGACCTCGGTTCATCCGATCGCGGCCGGGGACATGTTCGGCACGCCGGGTGTGGATCACATCGCCAAGCCGGGGATGCTGACGAAGATCATCGGCGGGTCCTACCCCTCGGGCCCGACGAAGGCGGAGCCGCCGAAGATCTGGCAGATGATTACCGCCGGGCAGGTGAAGGCCTACAACGTGCCCTCGGGCATCGTCTTCGACATGCTGCGCGAGGGGGCGGCCAAGCGGCCCGGCGTGCTGACCAAGGTGGGGCTGCAGACCTTCGTCGATCCCGATCTGGAAGGCTGCGCGATGAACGACGCCGCGCGGGCCGAACCGCTGGTCTTCCACCGGGAGTTCGAGGGCGAGGACTGGCTTTATTTCCCGGCGATCCGGCCGGATGTGGCAATCATCCGCGCCACCACGGCGGACGAGCGCGGCAACCTGAGCTTCGAACAGGAGGGCGCCTACCTCGGCGCGATGGAGCTGGCGCTGGCCGCGCGCAACTCCGGCGGGCTGGTCATCGCGCAGGTCAAGCGGGTGGCGCAGAACGGCTCCATCCGGCCGCATGACGTGCGCGTGCCGGGCATCCTGGTGGACGTGGTCGTCGAGGCGCCCGGGCAGTTGCAGACCACCGCGACCGACTACGACCCCGCCATCTCCGGCGAGCTGATCCGCCCGCTGCACACGTTCCGCCCGGCGGATTTCAACGTGGGCAAGGTCATCGCCCGCCGCGTGGCGCAGGAGTTGCGCGAAGGCTGGGCGGTGAACATCGGCTTCGGCATCTCGGCCAACGTGCCGCGGATCCTTGTCGAGGAGGGGCTGCACGGTGCGGTCACCTGGATGATCGAGCAGGGCGCGGTGGGCGGCGTGCCGCTCCTGGACTTCAAGTTCGGCTGCGCCGCCAACGCGGAGGCCTTCGTCGCCTCGCCGCACCAGTTCACCTATTTTCAGGCGGGGGGATTCGATGCCTCGCTGCTGTCCTTCCTCGAGGTCGGGCGGGACGGGTCGGTCAACGTCTCGCGGCTGCGCGGCGTGCCGCATCGCACCGCCGGGGCCGGGGGATTCGTCGACATCACGGCGCGCGCCCGCAAGATCGTGTTCTCCGGCAACTTCAACGCCGGGGCGAAGATGCGGGTGGAGGACGGGCAACTGGTGATCGACAGCGAGGGCAAGGTCGCGAAGTTCGTCGATGCGGTCGACCAGGTGTCCTTTTCGGGCGCGCGGGCGCGGGAGCTGGGTCAGGACGTGACCTACGTGACGGAGCGCTGCGTGATCCGGCTGGTCGAGGGCGCGCTGGTCGTGACGGAGGTGGCGCCGGGACTGGACGTGCAGCAGGACATCCTGGATCAGGCGGCCACGGAGCTGCGGGTTGCCAACGATCTGAAGACCATGGACGCGTGTCTGTTCCAGCCGGGGACGATGGCGCTGGAGCTTGCCCGGGCATGA
- a CDS encoding aldo/keto reductase, which produces MTIYFEKTYQRSFGTFPLTGQELHDAVLAAAEVGYRAFDTAQMYGNEADTGAALRATGLSRDELCITTKVDIANFSEEAFLPSVEESLKKLMIDQADVLLLHWPTPGGDIRLSLELLQQAHDRGLARHIGVSNYTAQMMHDARAIVDAPLVTNQVEFHPLLNQDKLLTAATETGIPLASYCSVARGEVFKHAIFGEIGETYGKSAAQVVLRWILQKGVSINTMSTNPANIAANFDVMDFTLSSIDMARIEDMTRTGYRIVGKDLVPYAPDFD; this is translated from the coding sequence GTGACCATCTATTTCGAAAAGACCTATCAACGCTCGTTCGGCACGTTTCCCCTGACGGGGCAGGAACTGCACGATGCCGTTCTCGCCGCCGCCGAGGTGGGCTATCGCGCCTTCGACACCGCGCAAATGTACGGCAACGAGGCCGACACCGGCGCGGCGCTCAGGGCCACCGGCCTCAGCCGAGATGAGCTGTGCATCACCACCAAGGTCGACATCGCCAACTTCAGCGAGGAGGCGTTCCTGCCCTCGGTCGAGGAAAGCCTGAAGAAGCTGATGATCGACCAGGCGGATGTGCTGCTCCTGCACTGGCCGACTCCGGGCGGCGACATCCGCCTGTCGCTGGAGCTGCTGCAGCAGGCGCACGACCGGGGGCTGGCCCGGCACATCGGGGTGTCGAACTACACCGCCCAGATGATGCACGACGCCCGCGCCATCGTGGACGCGCCGCTGGTCACCAACCAGGTCGAATTCCACCCGCTGCTCAATCAGGACAAGCTGCTGACCGCCGCGACCGAGACCGGCATCCCGCTTGCCTCCTATTGCTCCGTGGCGCGCGGCGAGGTGTTCAAGCACGCGATCTTCGGCGAGATCGGCGAAACCTACGGCAAGAGCGCCGCGCAAGTCGTGCTGCGCTGGATCCTGCAGAAGGGCGTCAGCATCAACACCATGTCCACGAATCCCGCCAACATCGCCGCGAACTTCGACGTGATGGACTTCACCCTCTCGTCCATCGACATGGCGCGGATCGAGGACATGACCCGCACCGGCTACCGGATCGTCGGCAAGGACCTCGTGCCCTACGCACCGGATTTCGACTGA
- a CDS encoding GMC family oxidoreductase: MSEEYDYIIVGGGSSGCVLANRLTEDASARVLLLEAGGKDTHPLIHMPVGFAKMTTGPLTWGMVTAPQKHANNREIPYAQARVIGGGSSINAEVFTRGHPADYDRWANDEGCEGWSFAEVKRYFLRSEGNTFLAGEWHGTEGELGVSNLKEPQPMTRAFLQACQQRGIPYNPDFNGAVQEGSGIYQTTTKNGRRCSAAVGYLRPAMKRPNLTVRTGCLVHRIVVVRGRAVGVDYAQKGTRTTARAASEVLLTAGAIGSPRLMMLSGMGPAAHLREHGIDVVADLPGVGENLTDHFGIDIVAELNGHQSLDKYNKPHWMAWAGAQYLLFGSGPVTSNVVEGGAFWYADRSLPIPDLQFHFLAGAGAEAGVPSVPKGSSGVTLNSYAVRPRSRGTVRLRSSDPAALPVVDPNFLGDPEDLKTSVEGVKISREIFEQAALQKHFRRICFPDDSVRTQADYEAYARQFGRTSYHPTCTCKMGPESDPMAVVDPQLRVRGVDGLRICDSSAMPSLIGSNTNAPTIMIGEKAADLVRGNR; encoded by the coding sequence ATGTCGGAGGAGTATGACTACATCATCGTGGGCGGCGGGTCGTCAGGCTGCGTGCTGGCCAACCGGCTGACCGAAGACGCCTCCGCCCGCGTCCTGCTGCTGGAGGCCGGGGGCAAGGACACCCATCCGCTGATCCACATGCCGGTGGGCTTTGCCAAGATGACCACCGGGCCGCTCACCTGGGGGATGGTGACGGCGCCGCAGAAGCACGCCAACAACCGCGAGATTCCCTATGCGCAGGCGCGCGTGATCGGCGGCGGGTCGTCGATCAACGCCGAGGTGTTCACCCGCGGCCATCCCGCGGACTACGACCGCTGGGCCAACGACGAAGGCTGCGAAGGCTGGTCCTTTGCCGAGGTGAAACGCTACTTCCTGCGCTCCGAGGGCAACACCTTCCTGGCCGGGGAGTGGCACGGGACGGAGGGCGAGCTGGGCGTGTCGAACCTGAAGGAGCCGCAGCCGATGACCCGCGCCTTCCTGCAGGCCTGCCAGCAGCGCGGCATTCCCTACAACCCGGATTTCAACGGCGCGGTGCAGGAAGGTTCGGGCATCTACCAGACCACCACGAAGAACGGCCGGCGCTGTTCGGCGGCGGTGGGGTACCTGCGCCCGGCGATGAAGCGGCCCAACCTGACCGTCCGGACCGGGTGCCTGGTGCACCGGATCGTGGTGGTGCGGGGCCGCGCGGTTGGCGTCGACTATGCGCAGAAGGGGACGCGGACGACGGCGCGCGCCGCATCGGAGGTGCTGCTGACTGCCGGGGCCATCGGATCGCCGCGGCTGATGATGCTGTCGGGGATGGGACCGGCGGCGCACCTGCGGGAGCATGGCATCGACGTGGTGGCCGACCTGCCCGGCGTGGGCGAGAACCTGACCGACCATTTCGGCATCGACATCGTGGCGGAGCTGAACGGGCACCAGAGCCTCGACAAGTACAACAAGCCGCACTGGATGGCCTGGGCTGGGGCGCAATACCTGCTGTTCGGGTCCGGGCCGGTCACCTCGAACGTGGTGGAGGGCGGGGCCTTCTGGTATGCCGACCGCTCCCTGCCGATCCCCGACCTGCAGTTTCATTTCCTTGCGGGCGCGGGGGCGGAGGCGGGGGTGCCTTCGGTGCCGAAGGGGTCGTCGGGCGTCACGCTGAACAGCTACGCGGTGCGCCCCAGGTCGCGCGGGACGGTGCGGCTGCGGTCCTCCGACCCTGCGGCGCTGCCCGTGGTCGATCCGAATTTCCTGGGCGACCCGGAGGATCTGAAGACCTCGGTCGAGGGGGTGAAGATCAGCCGCGAGATCTTTGAACAGGCGGCGCTGCAGAAACATTTCCGCAGGATCTGCTTTCCCGACGACAGTGTCAGGACGCAGGCCGATTACGAAGCCTATGCCCGACAGTTCGGGCGCACGTCCTACCACCCGACCTGCACCTGCAAGATGGGGCCGGAGAGCGATCCCATGGCGGTTGTCGATCCGCAGCTCAGGGTGCGCGGCGTGGACGGCCTGCGGATCTGCGACAGTTCGGCCATGCCGAGCCTGATCGGGTCCAACACCAATGCCCCCACCATCATGATCGGCGAGAAGGCCGCCGACCTGGTGCGGGGAAACCGCTGA